The genomic stretch tcaccatctgcagtgattttggagctcaagaaaatgaaatctgtcactgtttccgtattttccacatttattttccatgaagtgatgggaccagatgccatgatcttagttttctgaatgttgagttttaagccagttttttcattctcttttacctttatcaagcggctctttagttcctcttttctttctgccgttagggtggtgtcatctgcatatctgatgttgttgatatttcgccatgcaatcttgattccagcttttgattcatccagcctggcattttgcatgatgtactctacatataaataaacagggtaacaatatacagccttgacgtactcctctcccaagtctgaaccagtccgttgttctgtgtctggtttttcctaactatccctttttCCCACCCTTCCCCGCTGGTAATCAGAAGTTCATTCACTAAGTccgtgagcctgtttctgttgtgtaaatcagttcatttgtatATGATGTGGTCTTTGCTCAGTACTCTCTGTTATTTCACCTGGTGCTCCAGCACCTTGGAACTTCTCAGAGGTTCCAGAACATACTTCTCTACCTTTGCACATGCAGTTTCCCCCACTTGGAGTTCTTTCCCTACAGTTGGCCACCTGGCAAAATTCAAGCCTTGTTGTCCAGCGCTGCCCTGTGTGAAGACTTCTCTGCTCCTCTGGCCCTGGGTTGCCCTTTTCTTGTGCACCAGCCCTCTGAAGACAAAACCTCCTTCTGAGCAGTTTGTCAGGTTGTATACTGACACTGATGGAGACCACCTCACCTGGTCTGAAATTCTCAGAGAGCAGGGActatgtgtttaatttctgcatCCCTAAGTCCAGCTGGGGGTCATGGCTGGGTAGGACGCGGTCCATAAATAGTAAATAATAGGCCAGTATCAACTATGGATGGATCAGTCCCCTCTGTGAAGCTCACACAAGTGACAGCTCTGTGCTTGAATATCCCTCGATCTACTGGGATCTATCTTTGATCTCACAGTCCTGATGAGCAAGTTTTCTTGTGGATCAATGgttactttcattcattcatttaatgatTCAAAAATATGTACTGAGTGCCTTCAACGTGCCAGGCACTGACTTGGCTACTGGGGACATATCAACAAACTTAATAGACAAAAATCCCACCTGTGTGCATCCTAGTTAGCTCTGCATACAGTGGCGCTGCGTTTTTAGGAGAAAACAACACATCCTTAAAATTACCCTTGAGAATTCCTTGACTTGCCAGGACATGGATCCttaggaaaggcaaaaagattaaCTTTGATTTCTCTTTACATTTCCTCAGTAGCCCCCCCTTGCAGAGGAGGGCAAAGTTTGATTTGAAAGTAATGAAGACTTTTTGTCCTGAGTTGGGTAGAGCTGAATTCTCCTAAGCTAAGCGTGTGTGATACCAGGCCACAGTTCTTTTATTCGTTCAGCCCATCATATTCTGGGCCACTATGTTGTGCCAGATGATGGCCTTGGCACTTGGGGGACCGCTGTGACGAGAAAGGTGGAGTCCCAGACTGCTGAGGGGATAGACATGGTTCCAAGGGATCACAGACCAAGGTGGAATAAAAATGTCCACAACAGCCTGTGTACACCGGGATGCAAAAGCAACACCCTCAACTCCCTACTGCAAGGCCTttcctctgccccctgcccttccGGCTGGGTCTGGGCCTTCAGGGGCTCCTTCTGCACCTCCAGCCCCCGATGCCCATCCATCCCTGACAAGCCCCTCCTCCATCAGGGATACTCCTTCGTGGCGCCGTCCATCTTGTTTGACCGCAACAACGCGGTGATGACCGATGTGCTGGAAGCGTCTGGCGCTGGAGACCGGCCCGGCCCGGCGGCGTTGGCCAGGAGCGTCATGATGCAGGTGGATTGGGCCAGGGTGGGGAGAAGTGGGCGTGGGGACTCCAGACCTGTCTTCACCCGGCGCACATGGTGGCTTCGGTGAGGCCCGGAGCCTCTCCGAGGTGGGGCGTGGCATAGCCGCAAGGCTCCCGCTAGGACCTCTGACGCTTCTCTTTCGCCCCCAGGACTCGCCCTTCTTCCAGCAGTACGAACTGGACCTGCGGGAACCCGCGTTGGGCCAGGGTAGTTTCTCTGTGTGCCGCCGCTGCCGCCAGCTACAGAGCGGCCAAGAGTTCGCTGTCAAGATCCTCAGTCGCAGGTGGGCGGGCCCGGGGCGGGCGGAGTCCGGCAGAGCGGACTCGGGGAGGGTGGGGCCGGAGGTCGGCTGTTCTGACCccgcctgccctgcccccaggctggAGGAGAACACGCAGCGCGAAGTGGCTGCCCTGCGGCTGTGCCAGTCGCATCCCAACGTGGTGAAGCTGTACGAAGTGCATCACGACCAGGTGACCCCTTCCTGGGCTGGGGCGGAGCGCAGGGGCGCTGGAGGCTGCCCGAGGagtgcggggagggggcggggaggcggaCAGGAGGCGGGGCCTGAGCGCGCCGCGGGAGGGGCCTGAGGACCTGGAGGTGAGGGAGGCGGGATTatggtagctcagcaggtaaagaagtcGCCCGCAATTCAacagattccttggagaagggataggctaccgcagcgttcttgggcttccctggtggctcagatagtaaagaatccgcctgcgatgtgggagacctgggtttgattcctgggttgggaagatcccctggaagagggcatcccactccagtattcttgcctggaaaatccccatggacagaggagcctggcaggctacaagctACATATgtataaagagtcggacacgactgagggactaagcacctAGGAGGGCCTGAGGACTCAAAGGCAGATATGGGAACGGACAAAGGAACAGGGCAGGGAGACAATTTTTGCGGGTGGGTTTTAAGGTGGCCACAACAGAGAGGGgagtaccaaaccaccttacctgcctcctgagaaatctgtatgcaggtcaagaaacaacagaatcggacatggaacaacggactggttccaaattgggaaaggagtgcatcaaagctatatattgtcaccctgtttatttaacttatatgcagagtacatcatgcaaaatgcgggctggatgaagcacaagctggaatcaagattgccgggagaaatatccataacctcagatatgcagataaaaccacccttatggcagaaagcgaaaactgaggagcctcttcatgaaagtgaaagaggagagtgaaaaaagcaggcttaaaactcaacattcaaaaaatgaagatcatggcatcgggtcccatcacttcatggcacatagatggggaaacaatggaaacagtgacagactttattttcttgggctccaaaatcactgcagatggtgactgcagccatgaaattaacagacgcttgctccttgcaagaaaagctacgacaaacctagacagcatattaaaaagcagatattactttgctgacaaaggtccatctagttaaagctatgatttttccagtagtaatgtatggatgtgagagttggactataaagaaagctgagcaccgaagagttgatgcttttgaactatggtgttggagaagactcttgagaatcccttggactgcaaggagatcaaacttgtcagtcctaaaggaaatcagtcctgaatattcattggaaagactgatgctgaagctgaagttccaatcctttggctacctgatttgaagaagtgactcattggaaaagaccctgatgctggaaagattgaaggcaaggggagaagggaacgacagaggatgagatggttggatggcatcactgatttgatggacatgagtttgagcagactgcaggagttggtgatggacagggaagcctggcagtgctgcagtccatggggtcacaaagagtcggacacgactgagggactgaactgaacttaaaggtGGCCaaagagactgctgctgctgctaagtcgcttcagtcgtgtccaactctttgcgaccctgtggaccgaaGCCCGCCacgtcctctgtccataggattctccaggcccaagaacattggagtggattgccatgcccttctccaggggattttccccacccagggatccaacccgcatctgTTACCtcgcttgcattggcaggcgggttctttaccactagcgccactgggaAGGAAAACAGTACGGGGTAGAACGGCAAGCGAGTCCTAAGATGGTTCTGGGGGGGGGGGCGTGGTGATAGTCTTGAGGTCAGGGTTGAATGTGGAAGGCGCCTGAAACTGGGGGCGGGGCTCGATGGTGACCTCAGGGCGGGatccggcgggcgggcggggtcTCAGTAGGCGGTGACCCCGGCCCGTCGCGCTGCCCGCAGCTGCACACGTACCTGGTCCTGGAGCTCCTGCAGGGCGGGGAGCTGCTGGAGCACATCCGCAAGAAGCGGCACTTCAGCGAGTCCGAGGCGAGCCAGATCCTGCGCAGCCTCGTGTCGGCAGTGAGCTTCATGCACGAGGAGGCGGGCGTAGTGCACCGCGACCTGAAGCCCGAGGTGAGCGCGCGGCCTCAGCGCATCGGGAGGGCCTCGGCGCGGAGGGCCGGGTTCTGACGGCCGCCTCGCCTCCCTCGTAGAACATCCTGTACGCCGATGACACGCCCGGGGCCCCGGTGAAGATCATCGACTTCGGGTTCGCGCGCCTGCGCCCGCAGAGCCCCGCGGGGCCCATGCAGACTCCCTGCTTCACGCTGCAGTACGCCGCCCCCGAGCTGCTGGCCCAGCAGGGCTACGACGAGTCCTGCGACCTCTGGAGCCTCGGCGTTATTCTGGTATGGGGACGGCCTCTCTGAGGGGATGTCAGGGTCCTCCGAGCCTGGGGACAGCAGTCCTCTTGGTGGGGGTGGCAGGATTTGGTCTGAGGCTGGGATAAGATGTCCTGATACATAGGCGGGGTCGCTCTGGTGCTGGGGTCTGGGCACCCTAGTTTGAGGGGTAGTGTCCATCACCCATGGACCTCAGGAGTTAGACTGTTGGAGAGAGTGCATGGTCCTGTGGTGGGTTGAATCAGTCTCCTGGCCTCCATTGGCCCCTAGTCTGGGCTGGTCTCACTTTTCAcctgtccctcccacccccacccctagtaCATGATGCTGTCGGGCCAGGTCCCCTTCCAGGGGGCCTCAGGCCAAGGCGGGCAGAGCCAGGCGGCGGAGATCATGCGCAAGATCCGCGAGGGGCGCTTCTCTCTTGACGGAGAGGCCTGGGAAGGCGTGTCTGAGGAAGCCAAGGAGCTGGTCCGAGGTGCGGAGCCGGAGGTCACAGGTTACGGTTGGGAGGGGGAGGCCATGGGGTCGTGCTGGGGCAAGGAGTGCCCCCGGGTCAGGTGTCTCGGTGGGGGGCTTTTCggggaggggagtggggctgCCCTCTCCGAGTGGGTGCAGCCTCTACACGCGGCCCGCCAAAACTCCCCCGCCCGCCTCGCCTCCAGGGCTCCTAACTGTGGATCCCGCCAAGCGGCTGAAGCTCGAGGGGCTGCGGGGCAGCTCGTGGCTGCAGGACGGCAGCGCGCGCTCCTCGCCTCCGCTGCGGACGCCGGACGTGCTGGAGTCCTCGGGGTCCGCTGTGCGCTCCGGGCTCAACGCCACCTTCATGgtgaggggcggggcctgagcgTGGGGGCGGGGCCTCCGGGAGGCGACTCCGCGGAGTTCAGACCCGTGACCTGCCGGGGCCCTGAGCTTCTGAGAGGCTGTGGAGCCCAAAGACCTGTTGGCCCTGACCTAGTGGGATGGGAAGGAGGGCCTGGGACGGGGCCAAAGCCGGGATCTGGAAGTCGAGGCCGGTCCCGTGGGAGTCACCATGTCCTTTCCGCCAGGCGTTCAACCGGGGCAAACGCGAGGGTTTCTTCCTGAAGAGCGTGGAAAACGCGCCGCTGGCCAAGCGGCGGAAACAGAAGCTGCGGAGCGCCGCCACGTCCCGCCGCGTCTCCCCCGCGCCCGCCGCCCCGGGCCGGGCCCCAGCCGCCAAGGGAGCCCCCCGACGAGCCAATGGCCCCCTACCCCCCTCCtagcccctgcccctgtgaccCCCGCCTCCCCGCGTCGTGTCTGTGATCTAGGAGGCCGGCTCACTGCCTCCTGCATCGGCGCTGGCCCCCTCCCCAGGACTGTTACCCTTCTCCCCCCCTTTCCCCCTCCCTACCCTCAGACAGAGCAGAAGTATTTTTATAAGcagagaattcttttttaaaaaatgtcttaccAGATTAGAGTTAAGAGATGCAGGGAAGAAGGGGGCCTGCTGGGGAGTGGGGTGTGGGGCCCTCTGCCAAGATACTGCCTCGTCTGGTGGAAGGCCCTTCTACCCCAAGGGGCTGCCCCGGTTGGGAAGGGCTCCTCCATTTCTAAGCACTGAGTTGCCACAGGGAGAAACTGGGacctctcccctgccctcccctgaggACCTGCTCTTGGGAGGGGGCACCTCTCAAGCTGTCACTTTATGGACTGTCTGTGCAATTACGTCCACCAAAGACCTGTGTTGGGGGGCTGCTCAGCGAGAGGCCCTGGGGGACCCCCTGAAGCATTTCTGCCTCACTTTATGTCACCTGCTTCCCCCTACTGGGGCTGTTAGGAGGTAGGCGACCCCCCCAAAAGGGGCGGCCCCCTTCTCATCCGTCCCCTCCCCTTTGGCACAGCTGCCCCTAGCTGGGGGGTGGGGCCTTGGGGTTCTGGGCTGGGCTTCCACAGTCACTGCCTCCGCCCATCCAGGCTGTGCCTTTGACTTTAGAATAAAAGTCTACTCAGTGCTGTGTggcatctgtgtgtgtatgtgtggggggtgtgggggcagAGGTCTTGGGGTTCACTTCCAGGCGTTGGCCCTTGGGCCTCAAAGTGGAGGGACAGAGCAGACCCTTCTGGATAAGATGATACCCTTTGTCCttggtgttttttaaatttatttttattcggaggataattgctttacaatttgtgCTGGTTTCTCTGTACAACAGCATGAACCAACCCtatgtatacgtatatcccctccctcttgagcctctctcctacCCTTTCAACATCCCACCCCactaggtcatcccagagcagtgagctgagccccctgtgttatagagcagcttcccattagctctCTGCTTTACACGTGGTGATGTACAGACGTCAATGCTCCTTTCTcaatttatcccaccctctccctcccccactgtgtccatgggtctgctcttcacatctgcgtctctattcctgccctgcaaataggttcatcagtaccatttttctagactccatatatatgcattactatacGATATTTTTCTGACTTCACGCTGTATGTCAGaccctaggtccatccacctctcTACAACTGactcagttttgttcctttttatgactgagtactactccactgtatatatgtaccacaactttctgcattcatctgctgatggactcctgggttgcttccacatcctgactgttgtaaatagtgctacagggAACACTGGCATACACGTGACTTtgtgaattatggttttctcagggcatatgcccaagtgggattgctgggtcatatggtagttttattcctagtttttttttaaaaggaatctccatactgttctccatagtggttttcccaccaacagagcaagaggtttcccttttttccacatcttctccagcatttatttgttgtagcttttttgatgatggccattctaactagTGTGAAAtaatacctcattatagttttgacttgcagttctcccttgaacagcaaggagatcaaaccagtcagtcctaaaggaaataaaccctgaatattcactggaacaacggatgctgaagctaaagctccaatattttggctagctgatatgaagagccaactcactggaaaagataccaatgttgggaaagattgagggcaagaggagaaggggggcggacagaggatgagatggttggatggtatcactgactcaatggacatgagtttgagcaagctccaggaggcagtgaaggacagggaagcctgctgtgctgcagtccatggggctgcaacgagctggacatgacttagtgactgagcaacaataagaggcaatgttgagcatcttttcatgtgtttgttgccatctgtgtgtctgttcttGGCTTTTGACATGAGAGTCAAACAGTCATTTTAGGTGTTTATCTGACAGCTCTGCCATGTATCATTTAGGATTCTCCTGGTTGTAAGTAGAGGAAAACCCAACTTAAACTTGCTTCAGCAGAACAGGAGTTTTAGGCTTTCCGAACTGCGCAATCCAGGGGTAGCTTCAGGCAAGCCCTGTGagtggaaaagggaaagtgagcatgttagttgcttagtcctctctgactctgcagcctcacaccctgtagcctgccaggctcctctgtccacgggattctcaggcaaggatactggagtgtgccttcctccgggggatcttcccgacccaggggttgaactgatTGGGATGTAAGCATATGATCAGGACTTAGTTTCCCAATCTCAGCtttctgttctgtgtgtgtgtgttttggtggTTGCTACAGACTGAAAGAGTCCCTTTTCAGCCCCAAGATGGGGGGCAGGTGCTCCAGGTTGCTACAAACTGAAATCTGGTAATAAAGAGAATCTTTATTCCCAGCAGGAATCCTGAGATGTAGTCTGATTGGATCCCTGTACTCTGGGAGGTCAGAGGCTTACCCTGAATCAGTCACTGTGGCCTGGGCTGCAGTGCTGATTGGCTTAGACCTGGGTCATGGATTCCCCTCTGCAAGCTCACGGGGAAGACCATCCCTCGGTGGTCCTTAGAGAGAGGTCGGTCGGACAGGGCTTGGTGCCTgtcagggagggagaggagcagaAAAGCAGCTCATACCCATGGCCCTGGCAGTGATCAGAGTGTGGTCCTCTCAGGAGGACCGAGACTGCCCCTGTGTGATCCCTGCTGGGTGGTTGTAGCTGTAGGGCAGTTTGGCCTGAGCACCTCTGTGCTCCCCAGGGCAGGGCTACTTGTCCACATGGTGCAGCTATCCTGAGAGCCCCCACCTGCTTGGGCTGCGTCAGGCCTTCTCTCCCCATAGCCACCCAGTGGGGTCATCTCAGGGTGGACGTTTCCCTTCCCTTTCTGAAATTTGCCCCTTAGAGAAGGAGATAACTAGAGGCATGGGGATGGGAGCTGGGACCCCACAGATGCTGAAGTCAGGGTAAAGCTGAGTGAGCCTGGTGGGTAGGTGGGACCCCATGGGTGTGGATCAAGGGTCATTGGGGGTGTGAGGACACCCAACTGTACCCCATCCTATGGGTgtgaaggaagagggaggggcccAGGAGAAGGGcttagggaggggaggggaagacacTCTTAATTCTGACTCTTGTTTTTACGGACTGTGTAACTTGAGTAAGCCACCTAACACCCCCAGGCTTCCCCATTTGTCAAAAGGGAGTCATGTGACTGTTAGGATGAAccagagcagtggtccccaacctttttggcaggAAAGGGGACCAATttcctggaagacagtttttccatggaccagggttaGGGTAGGGAAGGTTTCGGTTTTGCCTGCTGCTCACCCCCTGCTGTGTGGCCCTGCTCCTAACCAGGCCATGGACGGGTACTGGTCCCtggcccagaggctggggactccTGAACTAGAGAATGTGTGCAGGTGGGGTCGTTTGATCATCAGCATTTACTGAGATTGAGTGAGGTCTTCCAGTGCGCAGGGACCACACTGAACACTCGGCACGGGTGATCTCCTTGTCTCCCCACAGCTCACTGATGAAGAAAGCACCATTTCCCCTCAAGAGATGAGAAAAGTGAACCTCAGTGAAGGTCAAcagcttgctcaaggtcactgaCCTAAGGTCACTGTGCCTTCCATCCCAGCGGTCCAATTCCAGACTCCCCTCAACCAAAGGAGTTCTGCAGTGAGGATGGGCTTTAATTTTACCCCAAAGCTGGATGTTTGGATTGTTTAAAACTTTGTTTCTCTCATAAATTATGCAGAGACAAGTTTGTACATAAACCTGTGCATTagaaaaaatagctttattgagggaATTCCCcgatggtccaggggttaggacttggtgctttcactactggggcctggattcaatccctggtcagggaactattaataagGTGCTGCAAGCTACGAGgtttggcaaaaagaaaaaaaaattattgatatataatttttaattgagatacaattcatataccatattattcagccatttgaGAGCACaattcagcaatttttttttttttttgacactggctcatggcttgtggaatcttggttccttgaccagggtttgaacccaggccctggcagtgaaggtgccaagtcctaaccactggactgccaaggaattccctagtGATTTTTAGAATAGTCAGAGTTGTACATCTATCACTGCAACCCAGTTCTAGGACACTTTTTTCACCTTCAAAATGAACTTGGTACCCATTGGCAGTCATTCTCTCTTTCCCCTCCATCTTCCAGCCCTAGGCAGCCATCCATCTACCCTTGTTTTGTAGATTTGACTATATACTTTGATATATACTTTGAAATATACTTTCAAACAGCCATTCGCAAATGTACTGGCATACAGTCTCAGAAGCAGGGAATGAAAATGTCCCATTATATGCTCATGAGCCTGGAGTGTTATCACTCAGTGATAAAACCTTTGCTACTTTGAGGCATAAAAATATAGTCGTTATCTTCAGCTTCCTTACCATTCGCCTCACACAACTCACGGTCAAGAAAGAGGTCTTCCTAGCCTCATTTCATGGGACTCAGGATGGGAGTAAGCCCAAGGAGGGAGCCTGTTGGATGAAAAGTGCTGGGGCTCAGAGGCATGAGCAGGTTTGAGTCCTGCCTCCGCCCCACGTGGTCAGGGAGTCAGCAGGGCAGACGGGAGACTTGGGTGTGAGCCAGCAGAGTGGGCAGGGAGAGGGCGGCCCCCGCAGAGAAGTGGGGAGCTCAAAGGCAAGTGATCAAGGCCTGCGGTCTGGCAGCCTGCTTCTGCACCTTCACTTTGGCCTTGACTTTGGCTTCTGACCAGGTCAGCCTTATGTGGAGGCTGTCTCTTCCTACAGAGCTAGAAGGCCTCACCTTTCTACACCAGACTtttaattccattctttttctgtatctacagggaagcccagtgtgctgcagtttatggggtcgcaaagagttggacagactttagcgactgaacaatttatttggctgcttcaggTCTTAACTGGGGCACTCAGGATCTTTCGCTGCgggtgtgggcttctctctagttgtggcacatgggcttagctgccccaggCTTAGTTGTCTCATGACATATAGTATCTGAGCtacccgaccagggattgaacccttgtcccttgcactggaagggggattcttaaccactggaccacctgggaggtCCCCTAGTTTCATGTTTCACTCTTCTATGGCCTCTGAGATTAAGCTTGAGCTCCCAGTTCTGTTAAAATCCTGATGTCTCTGAGAAGGCCTGGGAGCCCATAAA from Budorcas taxicolor isolate Tak-1 chromosome 25, Takin1.1, whole genome shotgun sequence encodes the following:
- the RPS6KA4 gene encoding ribosomal protein S6 kinase alpha-4, whose protein sequence is MGDEDEDEGCAVELRITEANLTGHEEKVGVENFQLLKVLGTGAYGKVFLVRKAGGHDAGKLYAMKVLRKAALVQRAKTQEHTRTERSVLELVRQAPFLVTLHYAFQTDAKLHLILDYVNGGEMFTHLYQRQYFKEAEVRLYGGEIVLALEHLHKLGIIYRDLKLENVLLDSEGHIVLTDFGLSKEFLTEEKERTFSFCGTIEYMAPEIIRSKSGHGKAVDWWSLGILLFELLTGASPFTLEGERNTQAEVSRRILKCSPPFPPRIGPVAQDLLQRLLCKDPRKRLGAGPQGAQEVKDHPFFQGLDWAALAARKIPAPFQPQIRSELDVGNFAEEFTRLEPVYSPPGSPPSGDPRIFQGYSFVAPSILFDRNNAVMTDVLEASGAGDRPGPAALARSVMMQDSPFFQQYELDLREPALGQGSFSVCRRCRQLQSGQEFAVKILSRRLEENTQREVAALRLCQSHPNVVKLYEVHHDQLHTYLVLELLQGGELLEHIRKKRHFSESEASQILRSLVSAVSFMHEEAGVVHRDLKPENILYADDTPGAPVKIIDFGFARLRPQSPAGPMQTPCFTLQYAAPELLAQQGYDESCDLWSLGVILYMMLSGQVPFQGASGQGGQSQAAEIMRKIREGRFSLDGEAWEGVSEEAKELVRGLLTVDPAKRLKLEGLRGSSWLQDGSARSSPPLRTPDVLESSGSAVRSGLNATFMAFNRGKREGFFLKSVENAPLAKRRKQKLRSAATSRRVSPAPAAPGRAPAAKGAPRRANGPLPPS